A window from Dehalobacter sp. DCA encodes these proteins:
- a CDS encoding ABC transporter ATP-binding protein — protein MSLLSVSNLKKIYTTRFGGTQVQALANVSFSVEQGEYVAIMGESGSGKTTLLNILAALDKPTSGEVLLNGRNTVTIRESEISAFRRDNLGFVFQDFNLLDTFSLQDNIFLPLVLSGKSFEEMSLRLEPIARKLHITDILSKFPYEVSGGQKQRAAVARALITNPQLILADEPTGALDSHATDGLLQFFNEINDDDQTILLVTHSVKAASHAKRVLFIKDGEVFHQLYKASQTYDEMYQKISDTLTMIATGGERYA, from the coding sequence ATGTCTCTTTTAAGTGTCAGCAACCTGAAGAAGATATACACGACGCGCTTTGGCGGCACCCAGGTCCAGGCCCTTGCCAATGTATCGTTCTCGGTGGAACAAGGCGAATATGTTGCTATTATGGGTGAGTCCGGTTCCGGCAAAACCACGCTTTTGAATATCCTTGCCGCGCTGGATAAGCCGACAAGCGGCGAGGTGCTGCTGAATGGCAGGAACACTGTAACAATCAGGGAAAGTGAGATCTCGGCTTTCCGCCGGGACAACCTCGGTTTTGTGTTCCAGGACTTTAACCTGCTCGATACGTTTTCCCTGCAGGACAATATTTTTCTCCCACTGGTTCTTTCTGGTAAATCCTTTGAAGAGATGAGCCTCCGTCTGGAGCCAATTGCCCGGAAACTGCACATCACCGATATCCTCAGCAAATTCCCGTATGAGGTATCCGGCGGACAGAAACAGCGCGCTGCCGTGGCCCGGGCGCTGATTACAAATCCCCAGCTGATCCTTGCTGATGAGCCGACCGGAGCACTCGATTCTCACGCCACCGACGGTCTGCTCCAGTTTTTTAATGAGATCAACGATGACGACCAGACGATCCTGCTGGTGACGCACAGTGTCAAAGCAGCCAGCCATGCTAAACGGGTACTGTTTATCAAGGACGGTGAAGTATTCCACCAGCTCTACAAGGCATCCCAGACCTATGACGAGATGTACCAGAAAATCTCGGACACGCTCACCATGATAGCCACGGGTGGTGAACGCTATGCGTAA
- a CDS encoding ABC transporter permease, translating to MRKRTFYPKLAFLNIQKNGKFYLPYLLTCIITVAMFYIMRYIATNSSLNNMLGAGSLKEILFFGSIVVGIFAAIFLFYTNSFLMKRRKKELGLYNILGMEKRHIAWVLLFETFIVAAVSLVLGLSLGILLSKLIILILFEMLKFTIPWGFSVSSASLLVSVLLFFGIFLATLLFNLMQIRLAKPIELLHGSQTGEREPKTKWILAILGILTLGAGYTIAIVTESPLSAISLFFIAVVLVIVGTYCLFTAGSIALLKLLRNNKHFYYQTKHFIAVSGMIYRMKQNAVGLANICILSTMVLIMVSTTVSLYSGMENMLDNRFPTDISVGFKNPTDGEMENRLRQLQDTASEQGRSLSKLTNYTALSFAVSRDGNTFATDTNNYVSSSDASELCFITATEYEHLTGRTVTLAADEVLVYSNGGQIGESFSLFNQSFRVREHLNSIPITGQFNARLVDGYFMVVSDDTVLNQLYTQQKTAYGDWASSIRGEISFNLDGTDEEKLVCYDAIKAVLNKPLPSESAAAYTGEYIDHLSTMECKQAAASDFYALYGGFLFLGLFLGTLFLMATVLIIYYKQISEGYDDKERFEIMQKVGLSRSEVKHAISSQIVMVFFLPILMAGIHILAAFKMITKLLAVLNLTNIPLFIGCTIGTILVFGLIYGVVYALTARVYYRIVS from the coding sequence ATGCGTAAACGCACTTTTTATCCGAAGTTGGCTTTCCTCAACATTCAGAAAAACGGCAAGTTTTATCTGCCCTATCTGCTAACCTGCATTATCACCGTCGCCATGTTTTATATTATGCGTTATATCGCCACCAACAGCAGTCTTAACAATATGCTCGGGGCTGGATCACTGAAGGAAATCTTATTTTTTGGCAGTATCGTCGTCGGAATCTTTGCTGCAATCTTCCTGTTCTATACAAACAGCTTTTTGATGAAACGCCGTAAAAAGGAACTTGGACTGTATAATATTCTCGGCATGGAAAAGCGGCATATTGCCTGGGTCCTGTTATTTGAGACGTTTATCGTCGCTGCAGTCAGCCTTGTCCTCGGTCTGTCCCTCGGCATCCTGCTGAGCAAGCTCATCATACTTATTTTGTTTGAGATGCTTAAATTCACCATACCGTGGGGATTTTCCGTAAGCAGTGCTTCCCTACTGGTGTCTGTCTTACTGTTTTTCGGCATCTTTCTGGCCACCCTGCTTTTTAACCTGATGCAGATCAGACTGGCCAAACCGATCGAGCTACTTCACGGCAGTCAGACGGGCGAACGGGAACCCAAGACCAAGTGGATACTGGCAATCCTCGGGATCCTGACTCTTGGAGCAGGCTATACGATTGCAATCGTGACAGAGTCTCCGTTGTCTGCTATCTCGCTATTTTTTATTGCCGTCGTGCTGGTCATTGTCGGCACCTACTGCCTGTTTACTGCAGGCAGCATCGCACTCTTAAAGCTTCTGCGCAATAATAAACATTTTTACTATCAGACGAAACATTTCATTGCTGTATCCGGGATGATTTACCGCATGAAACAAAACGCCGTAGGGCTGGCCAATATTTGCATTCTTTCAACCATGGTCCTAATCATGGTTTCCACCACCGTCTCCCTGTACAGCGGCATGGAAAATATGCTCGACAACCGCTTCCCAACCGATATATCCGTCGGCTTCAAGAATCCTACTGACGGAGAAATGGAAAACAGACTCCGCCAGCTTCAGGACACCGCAAGTGAGCAGGGCCGCTCACTCAGCAAATTAACCAATTATACCGCACTGTCCTTCGCCGTGAGTAGGGACGGGAATACCTTTGCCACGGATACCAATAACTATGTCAGTAGCTCCGACGCCTCGGAACTGTGCTTTATCACTGCTACTGAATATGAACATCTGACCGGCAGAACGGTCACGCTTGCTGCCGATGAGGTGCTAGTCTACAGCAATGGCGGGCAAATCGGTGAATCTTTCAGCCTGTTTAATCAGAGTTTCCGAGTCAGAGAACATCTAAACAGCATCCCGATCACCGGTCAGTTCAACGCCAGGCTTGTCGACGGTTATTTTATGGTAGTCAGTGACGATACAGTGCTAAACCAGCTTTATACCCAGCAAAAAACCGCCTATGGCGACTGGGCAAGCTCGATCAGGGGGGAGATCTCCTTTAATCTGGACGGTACCGACGAAGAAAAACTAGTCTGCTATGACGCGATCAAAGCAGTGCTGAATAAACCGCTGCCCTCTGAATCCGCCGCAGCGTACACTGGGGAGTACATCGACCACCTCAGTACAATGGAGTGTAAGCAGGCAGCTGCCAGTGACTTTTATGCCCTGTATGGCGGGTTTCTTTTCCTGGGCCTGTTCCTCGGCACGCTTTTCCTGATGGCGACGGTATTGATCATCTATTACAAACAGATCTCGGAAGGATATGACGATAAGGAACGTTTTGAAATCATGCAGAAAGTGGGTTTAAGCCGCAGTGAGGTTAAACACGCGATCAGCAGCCAGATTGTGATGGTCTTTTTTCTGCCGATCTTGATGGCCGGCATCCACATCCTAGCCGCTTTTAAAATGATCACCAAGCTGCTCGCAGTGTTAAATCTTACAAATATCCCGCTGTTCATCGGCTGTACAATCGGTACTATCCTGGTCTTCGGCTTGATTTACGGGGTTGTCTATGCGTTGACGGCCCGGGTGTATTACAGGATTGTGAGTTAA
- a CDS encoding metal-dependent transcriptional regulator: MLSPSLEDYLEEIYRFSLSLDEVRVTDISNRLQVALPSVTKALYRLRDSDYIKYEPYGEIKLTDKGKEYGFYLVARNQLLQEFLSLICSKCNIAAEAEAMEHYLSIASIDAIKTLVEFMKSNTSWKQDFDDFVLRHTREK, translated from the coding sequence ATGCTTTCACCGAGCCTGGAAGATTACTTGGAGGAAATTTATCGCTTTTCGCTGTCACTTGATGAAGTTCGAGTCACGGATATAAGTAATAGGCTTCAAGTCGCTTTGCCTTCCGTAACGAAAGCTCTCTACAGACTGCGAGACTCTGACTATATAAAGTACGAACCGTATGGCGAAATCAAGCTTACGGATAAAGGAAAAGAGTATGGGTTTTACCTGGTTGCCAGGAATCAGCTGCTGCAGGAATTTCTTTCGCTGATATGTAGCAAATGCAATATTGCTGCTGAGGCTGAAGCAATGGAACACTACCTTTCAATTGCATCGATTGATGCGATAAAAACGCTGGTGGAGTTCATGAAAAGCAATACGTCCTGGAAACAGGATTTTGACGACTTTGTTCTGCGTCATACAAGGGAGAAATAA
- a CDS encoding zinc-ribbon domain containing protein, with product MFEDKVLTCKDCGNEFSFSVSEQEFYAEKGFTNEPGRCPECRSARKAQGRSNNQYGRPQREMFPAVCATCGKETQVPFQPSGDKPVYCRDCYQPRTRNNW from the coding sequence ATGTTTGAAGACAAGGTTTTAACCTGTAAGGACTGTGGAAATGAGTTTTCCTTCTCCGTTTCCGAACAAGAATTCTACGCAGAAAAGGGATTTACCAATGAACCTGGCAGATGTCCGGAATGCCGCTCTGCGAGAAAGGCACAGGGTAGATCCAACAACCAATATGGTCGTCCGCAACGAGAAATGTTCCCGGCCGTCTGTGCTACTTGTGGAAAAGAAACTCAAGTCCCTTTCCAACCCTCAGGTGACAAACCGGTTTATTGTCGTGATTGTTATCAACCACGCACACGAAATAATTGGTAA
- a CDS encoding spore germination protein, whose protein sequence is MFRSIHSKLRFWQLANHNGTDANHSGNSQSNLFDNLNKNLTALKGVFGNSYDLNMREFNFGDQGLTRGAIIFLSGMTDTAIINESIIKPLMYDIRLSSRQDTSLLNNMSIIQTTLLTVGMVQKVSTINDVVDGCLSGKTILLIDGSKEALVIGTEGWETRGVDEPKTESVVRGPREGFTENLLTNTTLLRRKIKNPNLTLETMKIGERTKTIVCVAYLKDLVNPQLIKEIQRRLQRIKTDAILESGYIEQFIEDAPFSIFSTVANSEKPDLVAAKILEGRAAIFVDGTPFVLSVPMVFIESFQSAEDYYSRPYFASVVRLLRLLAFLISITSPAIYVALTTFHQELIPTSLLFTMAASEEGVPFPAMAEALIMGTTFEILREAGVRLPRPIGQAVSIVGALVIGEAAVGAGIIGEPMVIVIALTAICSFVVPSQTDSGSILRLILVLLAGAMGGFGIALGLMGTFIHLASLRSFGTPYLSPFAPLSTQDLKDTFIRVPVWAMFTRPRTIGWHDPERQEFRLKPSHPSEEDKS, encoded by the coding sequence ATGTTCCGCTCCATTCATTCTAAACTGCGTTTTTGGCAATTGGCAAATCATAACGGCACTGACGCCAATCATTCAGGGAATTCTCAATCTAACCTTTTCGACAATCTGAACAAAAACCTTACTGCTCTAAAAGGTGTGTTCGGAAATAGCTATGATCTTAATATGCGTGAATTTAACTTTGGTGATCAGGGACTTACACGTGGTGCGATCATCTTCTTATCCGGGATGACGGATACAGCCATAATTAACGAAAGTATTATAAAACCATTGATGTACGACATCCGGTTAAGCTCCAGACAAGATACATCATTACTGAATAATATGAGTATTATTCAGACAACGCTGCTTACAGTGGGAATGGTTCAAAAAGTTTCTACGATCAATGACGTCGTAGACGGCTGTTTGTCCGGAAAAACAATTCTACTGATTGATGGCTCAAAAGAAGCTTTAGTCATTGGCACCGAAGGTTGGGAAACCCGTGGCGTGGACGAACCCAAAACAGAATCCGTTGTTCGGGGTCCGAGGGAAGGCTTTACCGAAAATTTGCTTACCAATACAACCCTGTTGCGTCGTAAAATAAAAAACCCTAATTTAACTCTGGAAACAATGAAAATAGGTGAACGAACCAAGACTATCGTTTGTGTTGCCTATTTAAAAGATCTCGTTAATCCACAGCTCATCAAAGAAATTCAACGGCGTCTTCAAAGAATTAAGACAGATGCAATTCTGGAATCAGGGTATATCGAGCAGTTCATTGAGGATGCTCCTTTTTCTATTTTCTCCACAGTTGCTAACAGTGAAAAACCAGATCTTGTCGCAGCAAAAATCTTAGAAGGAAGGGCGGCCATTTTTGTTGACGGGACTCCCTTTGTGCTTAGCGTTCCAATGGTTTTTATTGAAAGTTTCCAAAGCGCTGAAGATTACTATTCCCGGCCTTATTTTGCAAGCGTGGTTAGACTCCTCAGGCTTTTAGCTTTTCTGATTAGCATTACGTCTCCGGCAATCTATGTTGCTTTAACAACTTTTCACCAAGAATTGATTCCTACTTCCTTACTTTTTACCATGGCTGCATCCGAGGAGGGCGTTCCTTTTCCTGCAATGGCAGAAGCACTCATTATGGGAACAACATTTGAAATTCTCAGGGAGGCCGGGGTTCGCTTGCCCCGTCCTATTGGTCAAGCGGTCAGCATTGTGGGGGCTTTGGTTATTGGCGAAGCTGCTGTAGGTGCCGGAATAATCGGAGAGCCTATGGTTATCGTGATAGCTTTGACAGCAATTTGTAGTTTTGTGGTTCCTTCCCAAACAGATTCCGGTAGTATCTTACGATTAATTCTTGTTCTCCTAGCCGGGGCAATGGGAGGGTTTGGGATTGCACTTGGATTAATGGGGACATTTATTCACCTGGCTTCCTTAAGATCTTTTGGAACCCCCTATTTATCACCTTTCGCTCCTCTCAGTACGCAAGACTTGAAAGATACATTCATCAGGGTACCTGTTTGGGCAATGTTTACCCGCCCTAGAACGATAGGCTGGCATGACCCTGAACGCCAGGAGTTCAGATTAAAACCCAGCCATCCGTCAGAAGAAGACAAGAGTTAG
- a CDS encoding Ger(x)C family spore germination protein, which yields MKNRMGSIMKIIVCFMLILPLSGCWSRHELNSLSFVVGVGLDKAEKPGEIQLTTQVVKPGELKSASTKSKSGESGENAYWNIKKTGYVASEIIRDFSHESSHRLYFPHNQVLMFERKLAEEGIQPYIDAFIRDSETRFNVLLVVSEDQASEVLDVSPELEKLPAINIAKLVETQKITSESPTVRLIDFIRRLMSKTTAPIAPLIRVTGDGNKKTVEVFGTAVFKHDKLVGELNKRETRGLLWVINKVKGGMIDVAVPSGDGTVSLEITLAKSKMTPVIKDDTILIKIDIKAEGIVNSQSGSENITSSITVASLEKELSAEIRKEIIAALKTAKDLNSDVFGFGDSVYWKYPSEWKKLKMKWDEVFPDIEVALNIDTKLRSTGNISAPAVPAKE from the coding sequence ATGAAAAATCGTATGGGTTCCATTATGAAAATCATAGTATGTTTCATGTTAATTTTGCCCCTAAGCGGTTGCTGGAGCCGCCATGAGTTAAATTCTTTATCGTTCGTCGTAGGCGTAGGTTTAGATAAAGCCGAGAAGCCCGGAGAAATACAATTGACGACACAAGTTGTAAAACCGGGTGAACTAAAATCTGCTTCTACTAAAAGTAAGAGCGGTGAGAGTGGGGAAAACGCTTACTGGAACATAAAGAAAACAGGATATGTTGCCTCTGAGATTATCAGAGATTTTAGTCATGAATCCAGCCACAGGTTGTATTTCCCGCATAATCAGGTTCTGATGTTTGAGAGAAAGTTGGCTGAGGAAGGAATACAACCATATATAGATGCGTTTATACGAGATAGTGAGACTCGTTTTAATGTTTTGCTCGTGGTCTCCGAAGACCAAGCAAGTGAGGTACTTGATGTTTCGCCTGAATTAGAGAAGTTGCCGGCAATTAACATTGCAAAATTAGTTGAAACTCAAAAGATAACGTCTGAATCGCCAACAGTTAGGTTAATCGATTTTATTCGTCGTTTAATGAGCAAGACCACAGCCCCCATCGCCCCTCTGATTAGAGTGACCGGCGACGGAAATAAAAAAACAGTGGAGGTCTTTGGAACAGCAGTTTTTAAGCATGATAAATTGGTTGGTGAACTGAATAAACGTGAAACGCGCGGACTGCTATGGGTTATTAACAAAGTAAAAGGCGGAATGATTGATGTAGCTGTCCCTAGCGGTGATGGTACAGTGAGCTTAGAGATTACGCTTGCAAAAAGCAAAATGACACCTGTCATCAAAGATGACACGATTCTGATAAAGATAGATATCAAAGCGGAAGGGATCGTCAATAGCCAGAGTGGTTCAGAAAACATAACATCATCAATCACTGTTGCCTCTCTGGAAAAAGAACTATCCGCTGAAATCAGAAAGGAAATCATAGCTGCTTTAAAAACGGCCAAGGATCTCAATTCAGATGTATTTGGTTTTGGTGATTCAGTCTATTGGAAATACCCCTCCGAGTGGAAGAAACTGAAGATGAAATGGGACGAGGTCTTTCCGGACATTGAAGTAGCATTAAATATCGATACTAAGCTACGCAGTACAGGCAATATCAGCGCTCCTGCCGTACCTGCCAAGGAGTAA
- a CDS encoding Nramp family divalent metal transporter, whose protein sequence is MSKEINLVQTSLTLPLPKNTWLEKIKDTLKYLGPAFIVSVAYIDPGNFATNISAGSNFNYNLVWVVLWSNLMAIFLQTLSAKLGIVTGVDLATQCGRVFSRPVNFSLWIIMLFAVIATYMAEFLGSTLGLYLLFGIPLVTAGLITVCLTFVIVYLRRFGQHMVERIIISLVAVIGASYCLELFLADPDWSAVALHTLVPSLGPESILVAVGMLGATVMPHVIYLHSDLMKARRTSDDLAEAKKHFRMECLDIAFAMNIAFLVNAAMVIIAAAVFFNQGPVDSIEQAHKSLTPLLGSLSSGAFGLALLASGLSSSTVGAMAGECMLKGFIGLDIPVNIRRAITMVPAIILLWLGFNPMKMLIMSQVTLSFALPAAIIPLLLITKRRDIMGEMTNRKITNAAGAVIVSLIVSLNVVLLYLTFSA, encoded by the coding sequence ATGAGCAAAGAAATCAACCTTGTTCAAACTTCATTAACATTACCTTTGCCTAAAAATACCTGGCTGGAAAAGATCAAAGACACGCTGAAATATCTGGGTCCGGCCTTCATCGTGAGTGTCGCCTATATTGACCCCGGCAACTTTGCCACCAACATCAGCGCAGGTTCCAATTTCAATTACAATCTTGTTTGGGTTGTCTTATGGAGCAACCTGATGGCGATTTTCCTGCAAACACTGTCGGCGAAGCTCGGCATTGTCACCGGTGTTGATCTGGCTACGCAGTGCGGGCGTGTTTTCTCCAGACCGGTAAATTTTTCACTTTGGATCATCATGCTATTTGCCGTCATCGCAACGTATATGGCAGAGTTCCTGGGCTCGACGCTTGGCCTGTACCTACTTTTCGGCATACCGCTCGTGACAGCAGGCCTGATAACCGTATGTCTGACCTTCGTCATTGTTTATTTGCGGCGTTTCGGCCAGCATATGGTTGAGAGAATTATCATCAGTCTGGTGGCTGTCATCGGGGCCTCGTATTGTCTCGAGCTGTTCCTGGCTGACCCGGATTGGTCCGCGGTCGCTTTGCACACCTTGGTTCCTAGCCTAGGTCCGGAAAGCATTCTGGTGGCCGTCGGCATGTTGGGCGCGACCGTTATGCCTCACGTCATTTATCTCCATTCGGACTTGATGAAAGCAAGACGTACCTCCGATGATTTGGCCGAAGCAAAAAAGCATTTCCGAATGGAATGCTTGGATATCGCCTTTGCCATGAACATCGCGTTTCTCGTCAACGCTGCAATGGTTATTATCGCTGCAGCCGTTTTTTTTAACCAGGGCCCCGTCGACTCCATCGAACAGGCGCACAAGTCCCTGACGCCGCTGCTTGGCAGTTTATCCAGCGGTGCTTTTGGTCTGGCGCTGCTTGCTTCAGGCCTTTCCTCATCCACCGTTGGCGCTATGGCCGGGGAATGCATGCTGAAGGGATTCATCGGTCTGGATATTCCGGTCAATATCCGGCGGGCAATCACCATGGTTCCGGCCATCATTCTCCTGTGGCTCGGCTTTAACCCGATGAAGATGCTGATTATGAGCCAGGTTACCTTAAGCTTTGCTCTGCCGGCAGCAATCATTCCGCTGCTTCTGATCACTAAACGCCGGGACATTATGGGTGAAATGACAAACCGCAAAATCACTAATGCTGCCGGTGCTGTGATCGTAAGTCTTATTGTCTCGCTGAATGTTGTTCTGTTATATTTAACTTTTTCCGCTTAA
- a CDS encoding GerAB/ArcD/ProY family transporter, translating to MRLEKGIISSSQLMFLVAGYVQGSVLVVAFTNVITKQYTWLVVLSGLAASVPFAMAYVALARKFPGKDLIQINHIIYGPYLGKLLSASYIWFFCSIAGFMLTYVGEIIKNYMMPETPKFIICILFAFICAWAVRNGIEILARTGVIFVMVIIIVILITFVLLLKDMELTNFLPFFDLPRRDFIQGTHIMLTLPFCEIMVFLMLFPYVNKGVEAKKSVILGLIIGGASILIDTVRNTAVLGITSTIMVSPSIESVRLIDLAEIITRLEMLVITLLLIAMFIKVTVMYYGTVLGIARLFNLRSYRPLVLPIGSIIVSLCILSFDYLTQNVDFGARSGPFFTLTFESLPVLTLLVAKIRKLPK from the coding sequence ATGAGGCTTGAAAAAGGAATCATATCAAGTTCACAGTTGATGTTTTTAGTCGCAGGATATGTCCAGGGTTCTGTTTTGGTGGTTGCATTTACGAATGTTATTACCAAGCAGTATACTTGGCTGGTTGTTTTATCTGGATTGGCTGCAAGCGTTCCCTTTGCCATGGCCTATGTTGCCTTAGCGAGAAAATTTCCCGGCAAGGATCTGATACAAATCAATCATATCATCTATGGTCCCTATTTAGGCAAACTACTTTCCGCCTCGTATATTTGGTTTTTTTGCTCTATTGCAGGCTTTATGTTAACCTATGTCGGCGAAATCATAAAGAATTACATGATGCCGGAAACTCCTAAGTTTATCATATGTATTCTATTTGCTTTCATCTGCGCCTGGGCAGTCCGCAATGGAATAGAGATCCTCGCCCGGACCGGTGTTATATTTGTCATGGTCATCATAATTGTAATCCTAATAACTTTCGTTCTACTGCTGAAAGACATGGAACTAACCAATTTCCTACCGTTTTTTGATCTTCCCCGGAGGGATTTCATTCAGGGTACACATATCATGCTGACCCTTCCTTTTTGTGAAATCATGGTTTTCCTCATGCTATTCCCCTATGTGAACAAGGGAGTAGAAGCAAAAAAGTCTGTTATCCTAGGATTAATCATTGGGGGGGCCAGCATATTAATTGATACAGTTCGCAATACAGCTGTGCTGGGAATAACATCGACGATTATGGTTTCCCCTTCGATTGAATCAGTACGCCTGATAGACCTGGCAGAAATCATAACCAGGCTGGAAATGCTTGTTATTACTTTATTATTAATTGCAATGTTCATAAAAGTAACTGTTATGTATTATGGCACGGTATTAGGGATAGCCCGATTATTCAATTTACGGTCCTATAGGCCACTGGTACTTCCGATCGGAAGTATCATTGTTAGTTTATGTATTCTGTCATTTGATTATTTGACACAAAACGTTGATTTTGGAGCTAGGTCAGGGCCTTTTTTCACCCTTACGTTTGAGTCTTTGCCTGTATTAACATTGCTTGTAGCAAAAATACGAAAATTACCAAAATAA
- a CDS encoding CarD family transcriptional regulator: MFQVGDQIVYPMHGVGTIEAIEEKEILGKKRIYYIVNVPQTRMQMMIPQDKAESFGIRKLVESSIFEEILENFNEGITDPLLYKNQKYCTDLNTKKMRSGDIFKGTEIIRDLTRKNLLGKLGKEDSKMLEGARNIFISELMQVRCMTKETATDLLDSVLAANVLDVEFQEVK; encoded by the coding sequence ATGTTCCAAGTTGGTGATCAGATTGTCTATCCTATGCATGGAGTCGGAACTATTGAAGCTATTGAAGAAAAAGAAATCTTGGGGAAAAAAAGAATTTACTATATTGTCAACGTACCCCAAACCAGGATGCAAATGATGATTCCCCAGGATAAAGCTGAAAGCTTTGGCATCCGGAAGCTGGTTGAATCCTCTATCTTTGAAGAGATTCTGGAAAATTTTAATGAGGGAATTACTGATCCCCTGCTTTATAAAAACCAGAAATACTGCACTGATTTAAATACGAAAAAGATGAGAAGCGGCGATATTTTCAAAGGGACAGAAATAATCCGTGATTTAACGCGAAAAAACCTCCTTGGTAAATTGGGAAAAGAAGATTCCAAAATGTTGGAGGGTGCCCGTAATATATTTATCAGTGAACTGATGCAAGTAAGATGTATGACTAAAGAGACAGCAACAGATTTATTAGATTCAGTGTTAGCAGCCAACGTTTTAGATGTAGAATTTCAGGAGGTAAAATAA
- a CDS encoding MFS transporter — protein sequence MSNNNKIREKKILGIEKNIFFVGLTSFLTDTTTKMIYSVMPLFLMSLGATKTELSLIEGIAESTASVLKALSGWWSDKIRKNKPFMVIGYAFTAVLSPMFSMVTSPLQVLLIRFTERVGKGIRTAPRDSLIAAASEDGSKGKNFGFHKAMDNSGAIVGPLLAAGILLLFPNDYRLVFLIAAIPGLLGLINIICFVKEAKSEKMEPLGKITLKDFPKKYYAFLGIIFIFTMGNSTDALLLVKASDIGIKDSLIPMIYLIFYAVSALFSVPAGMLSDKIGRERLIIFGYLLYSILYFGFGRTNSGTVVVLLFALYGLYSAATDGVQKALVSDLVDKDKRGTGLGIYNSLVGITLLPASVIAGLLYDHVNYSVPFYYGSVMALIAALFMIIFYRKGLRHLQN from the coding sequence ATGAGCAATAACAATAAGATCCGGGAAAAGAAGATCTTAGGCATAGAGAAGAACATCTTTTTTGTAGGCCTGACAAGCTTTTTAACGGATACGACGACGAAAATGATTTATTCTGTAATGCCGTTATTTTTAATGTCCTTGGGAGCAACTAAAACGGAGCTCTCTTTGATTGAAGGGATTGCGGAGAGTACGGCATCCGTGCTTAAAGCGTTATCCGGCTGGTGGAGTGACAAGATCAGAAAGAATAAGCCATTCATGGTCATAGGGTATGCTTTCACGGCAGTTCTTTCACCCATGTTTTCGATGGTAACCTCGCCGCTGCAGGTTCTGCTTATCAGATTTACCGAGCGGGTTGGCAAAGGTATCCGTACAGCGCCAAGAGACAGCCTGATCGCCGCGGCCTCTGAAGACGGCAGCAAAGGCAAAAACTTTGGCTTTCATAAAGCGATGGATAACAGCGGGGCAATCGTTGGACCGCTCCTGGCAGCAGGAATCCTGCTGTTGTTTCCAAATGATTACCGGCTGGTATTTCTTATAGCAGCCATCCCAGGCTTGCTGGGACTGATAAACATTATATGCTTTGTGAAGGAAGCAAAATCGGAGAAGATGGAACCGCTTGGAAAAATTACATTGAAGGACTTCCCGAAAAAGTACTATGCCTTTCTTGGAATCATCTTTATCTTTACGATGGGAAATTCAACCGATGCGCTTCTTTTGGTCAAAGCCAGTGATATCGGGATCAAAGACTCCTTGATTCCGATGATCTATCTGATCTTTTACGCAGTGTCAGCGCTCTTCTCCGTACCGGCCGGCATGCTGTCAGATAAAATCGGCAGAGAAAGACTGATTATTTTTGGCTATCTGCTGTATTCAATCCTGTATTTCGGATTTGGTAGAACAAACAGCGGAACCGTAGTGGTATTGCTTTTTGCGTTGTACGGACTTTACAGCGCAGCCACTGACGGCGTACAGAAGGCATTGGTGTCTGATTTGGTTGATAAGGACAAACGGGGGACAGGACTGGGCATATATAACAGCCTTGTGGGTATTACGCTTCTTCCGGCCAGTGTCATAGCAGGTTTGCTTTATGATCATGTCAATTACAGCGTGCCATTTTACTATGGCTCTGTGATGGCTCTGATTGCTGCGCTGTTCATGATTATCTTTTATCGGAAAGGGTTAAGGCATCTTCAAAACTGA